One window of the Dendropsophus ebraccatus isolate aDenEbr1 chromosome 12, aDenEbr1.pat, whole genome shotgun sequence genome contains the following:
- the LOC138768637 gene encoding olfactory receptor 5AR1-like, producing the protein MFFSISLENCTTPAEFNLVGLSDVPSLQVVLFDMFLFIYVIAIVGNVSIIFTYRYSSNLHTPMYFFLANFSFLDMCYISTTVPNILANFLSEHKTISFYGCVVQLYFLMLLGSTECYILAAMAYDRYNAICQPLLYTNIMNKESCVKYILGSWFIGVVNSIIHTTLTFTLPFCGSNMINYFFCDIPPLLNLAYTDTWINELATFVIGGFVTMGSLLLTIISYANIIVTILKIHSSSGRRKAFSTCVSHFTVVTIFYGSGIFIYLKPRSNYIMEYDRLVAIMYTVIAPLLNPFIYSLRNRDVKDAARKIIYEKMNKAKY; encoded by the coding sequence ATGTTTTTTTCAATAAGCTTGGAAAACTGTACGACACCAGCAGAATTCAATCTGGTAGGACTTTCTGATGTCCCAAGCCTGCAAGTTGTACTTTTTGATATGTTCCTCTTTATTTATGTAATTGctattgtgggaaatgtttccaTTATTTTCACTTACAGATATAGCTCAAATCTACACACTCCCATGTATTTCTTCCTTGCCAACTTTTCTTTTCTTGATATGTGTTACATTTCCACCACAGTTCCCAACATTTTGGCAAACTTTCTATCGGAACACAAGACAATCTCTTTCTATGGTTGTGTTGTACAGTTGTACTTTCTTATGTTACTAGGCAGTACGGAGTGTTATATTCTGGCGGCAATGGCATATGATCGTTATAATGCTATCTGTCAACCACTTCTATACACCAATATCATGAATAAAGAATCTTGTGTAAAGTATATTTTGGGGTCATGGTTTATTGGTGTAGTAAACTCTATCATACACACTACTCTTACATTTACTTTACCTTTTTGTGGTTCCAATATGATCAATTATTTCTTCTGTGATATCCCTCCTTTACTTAATTTAGCGTATACTGATACCTGGATCAACGAACTTGCAACTTTTGTTATTGGTGGTTTTGTTACTATGGGGTCTCTACTGTTAACCATAATCTCTTACGCCAATATTATCGTCACCATATTAAAAATCCATTCCAGTTCTGGGCGTAGGAAAGCCTTTTCTACTTGTGTATCCCACTTTACAGTGGTGACAATTTTTTATGGGTCTGGAATTTTTATATATCTAAAACCCAGATCAAATTATATCATGGAGTATGACCGATTGGTTGCAATCATGTATACAGTGATCGCACCCCTGTTAAACCCTTTTATATACAGTCTAAGGAATAGAGATGTCAAGGATGCTGCCAGAAAAATTATTTATGAGAAAATGAATAAAGCTAAATATTAA